From the genome of Gracilibacillus salitolerans, one region includes:
- the polA gene encoding DNA polymerase I: protein MTNKLILIDGNSIAYRAFFALPLLNNDKGVYTNAVYGFTTMLLRILEEEQPTHVLVAFDAGKTTFRHKTYQEYKGGREKTPSELSEQFPVLRELLDAFNIKHYQLENYEADDIIGTIANQAKEQDWQVKVISGDKDLLQLVSDKVDVRLTKKGISDVMTYTPETLMEDMEVTPDQIIDLKGLMGDKSDNIPGVPGVGQKTAVKLIKQFETVENLYEHLDEVSGKKLKEKLEANKEEAFMSKELVTINQQSPIEIVVDDTVYEGYTDQKLKDVFLDLGFKSLLNRIDGDVEEDGQAVSLEDITYDNITEISKDIFTGHDAFDIEILDENYHTEKMIGASIVNANGKYFIPLSVLENSKEFKEWAEDQSQKKYVFDAKKITVLLNRLSISIKGIAFDILLASYLINPSENNHDIPAISHRFGEKNVRFDEEVYGKGAKKGIPEENKQWEEHIVRKTNMIYLLKEQMEQALKENKQLALLMDLELPLALVLGEMEATGVKVDKQRLIDMGEELKASLTTLEKEIYELADEKFNINSPKQLGPILFEKLELPVIKKTKTGYSTAADVLEQLQGKHAIIDKLLLYRQLKKIDSTYIAGLLKVIHEDTSKIHTRFNQALTQTGRLSSIDPNLQNIPIRIEEGRKIRQAFIPSTEGWKLIAADYSQIELRVLAHIAKDEKLQTAFKQDKDIHTQTAMDVFHVAEEEVTSNMRRQAKAVNFGIVYGISDYGLSQSLGITRKEAKSFINRYLESYPGVKEYMDEIVQEAKQHGYVTTIMNRRRYLPDITSRNFNQRSFAERTAMNTPIQGSAADVIKLAMIDLDQQLKEGNYQAKLLLQVHDELILEVPEEEIEAIAKLVVEVMENAIELSVPLKVDVEQGYTWYDAK from the coding sequence ATGACGAATAAACTGATTTTAATTGATGGAAACAGTATCGCCTACCGTGCATTTTTTGCGTTACCACTATTAAATAATGATAAAGGCGTATACACGAATGCAGTGTATGGCTTCACAACCATGTTATTACGAATTTTGGAAGAAGAACAACCGACACATGTACTCGTAGCATTCGACGCCGGAAAAACAACATTCCGCCACAAGACGTATCAAGAATATAAAGGTGGACGTGAAAAAACTCCGTCTGAGCTAAGTGAACAGTTTCCCGTTTTACGAGAACTGTTAGATGCGTTTAACATTAAACATTATCAGCTGGAAAACTATGAAGCGGACGATATAATTGGTACAATTGCTAATCAAGCAAAAGAACAAGATTGGCAGGTAAAAGTAATTTCGGGTGACAAGGACTTACTACAGCTTGTTTCAGACAAAGTCGACGTCCGCCTTACCAAAAAAGGTATTAGTGATGTCATGACCTATACACCTGAAACATTAATGGAAGATATGGAGGTCACACCAGATCAAATCATCGACCTGAAAGGATTGATGGGAGATAAATCTGATAATATTCCAGGTGTCCCAGGTGTTGGTCAAAAAACAGCTGTCAAACTTATAAAGCAGTTTGAAACTGTAGAAAATTTGTATGAACATTTAGATGAAGTCTCGGGGAAAAAGTTAAAAGAGAAGCTAGAAGCAAATAAAGAGGAAGCTTTTATGAGCAAAGAACTTGTGACGATAAATCAGCAGTCACCGATTGAAATAGTAGTTGATGATACGGTATATGAAGGGTATACCGATCAAAAACTGAAGGATGTCTTTCTTGATTTAGGCTTTAAGTCTTTATTAAATCGTATTGACGGAGATGTGGAGGAAGATGGTCAAGCGGTATCATTAGAAGATATTACATACGATAATATTACAGAAATTTCTAAGGATATATTTACAGGACATGATGCGTTTGATATCGAAATACTCGATGAAAATTACCATACAGAGAAAATGATCGGTGCTTCTATTGTGAATGCTAATGGGAAATATTTCATTCCGCTATCCGTTCTCGAAAACTCAAAAGAGTTCAAAGAATGGGCAGAAGATCAAAGTCAGAAGAAATATGTATTTGATGCAAAGAAAATAACTGTCCTCTTAAATCGTTTATCGATTTCAATAAAAGGGATTGCCTTTGACATTCTATTAGCATCTTATCTGATTAATCCATCTGAGAATAACCATGACATTCCAGCGATTAGCCACCGATTTGGAGAGAAAAATGTCCGATTCGATGAAGAAGTCTATGGTAAAGGAGCGAAAAAAGGCATACCAGAAGAGAATAAGCAATGGGAAGAGCATATTGTCCGAAAAACCAATATGATTTATCTACTGAAAGAACAGATGGAACAAGCATTAAAAGAGAATAAGCAATTGGCACTGCTCATGGATCTTGAGTTGCCACTTGCGCTTGTTTTAGGTGAAATGGAAGCAACCGGTGTGAAGGTGGATAAACAACGTCTGATTGACATGGGTGAAGAATTAAAGGCTAGTCTTACCACTTTAGAAAAAGAAATCTATGAGTTAGCAGATGAAAAATTTAATATTAACTCACCAAAACAGTTAGGACCAATCCTTTTTGAGAAATTAGAGTTACCTGTAATTAAGAAAACTAAAACGGGATATTCTACTGCCGCTGATGTATTAGAGCAATTACAAGGGAAGCACGCGATTATTGATAAGCTATTATTATACCGCCAATTGAAAAAAATAGATTCGACTTATATTGCAGGATTATTGAAAGTAATTCATGAAGATACAAGTAAAATCCATACCCGCTTTAATCAAGCATTAACGCAAACTGGAAGATTAAGTTCGATTGATCCTAACTTGCAAAATATCCCGATAAGAATTGAAGAAGGACGAAAGATCCGCCAAGCATTCATTCCATCAACTGAAGGTTGGAAGCTGATTGCGGCAGATTACTCGCAAATTGAATTACGCGTGTTAGCCCATATTGCCAAGGACGAAAAATTACAGACTGCTTTTAAACAGGATAAGGATATCCATACCCAAACCGCTATGGATGTATTCCATGTGGCGGAAGAAGAAGTCACTTCAAATATGCGACGACAGGCCAAGGCAGTAAACTTCGGTATTGTATATGGTATTAGCGATTATGGTCTGTCACAAAGTCTAGGGATTACAAGAAAAGAAGCGAAATCGTTTATAAACCGTTATTTAGAAAGCTATCCGGGTGTGAAAGAATATATGGATGAAATCGTACAGGAAGCGAAGCAACATGGCTATGTCACAACGATTATGAATAGAAGAAGATATTTACCTGATATTACAAGCAGAAACTTTAATCAGCGTAGTTTTGCAGAACGAACAGCAATGAACACACCTATTCAGGGTAGCGCTGCTGATGTCATCAAACTTGCAATGATTGACCTGGATCAACAGTTGAAAGAAGGAAATTATCAAGCAAAATTGTTACTACAAGTACACGATGAATTGATTCTGGAAGTACCGGAAGAAGAAATAGAAGCCATCGCTAAGCTTGTTGTCGAAGTGATGGAAAATGCAATAGAACTAAGTGTTCCTTTAAAAGTCGATGTCGAGCAAGGATACACATGGTATGATGCGAAATAA
- the hflC gene encoding protease modulator HflC yields the protein MTDNNNVHEMKKMTPKEIRRLIKIGLAILLTVVVLIVFASSMFVVKEGEYKVVRQFGEVVAIKDEPGLKFRIPILQSITTLPKKKLVYDVMEREINTLDKKRMIIDNYAIWEITNPALMIANARTEMGAEARMGEFIFSVIRSELGAMDYDEIINDEGSTRGDLNERVKDRVNTLLERDNYGIEVDDVRIKRTDLPEENEQSVFNRMISERETKAQQYLSQGEAEKSRITANADRDVTEMLSKANAEAEEIRAEGELEAAEMYNEAFSQDPEFYQLYRTLESYKETIDGETTIIIPQGSPYADILLGYIE from the coding sequence ATGACAGATAATAATAACGTTCATGAAATGAAGAAAATGACACCGAAAGAGATTAGAAGATTAATAAAAATTGGTCTTGCAATTTTACTTACTGTAGTCGTTCTAATCGTTTTTGCCAGTAGTATGTTTGTTGTCAAAGAGGGAGAATATAAAGTGGTTCGCCAGTTTGGAGAAGTGGTTGCTATTAAAGACGAACCTGGTCTAAAGTTTAGGATACCGATATTACAATCGATTACAACGCTCCCTAAGAAGAAGTTAGTGTATGACGTAATGGAACGTGAAATCAATACATTAGATAAGAAACGTATGATTATCGATAATTATGCGATTTGGGAAATTACGAATCCGGCATTAATGATTGCAAATGCCCGAACTGAAATGGGTGCAGAAGCAAGAATGGGTGAATTTATATTTTCTGTTATTCGCTCAGAACTAGGTGCTATGGATTACGATGAAATTATTAATGATGAAGGAAGCACTAGAGGTGACCTTAACGAAAGAGTCAAAGATCGTGTTAATACGCTATTAGAACGAGATAACTATGGAATAGAGGTAGACGATGTTCGAATCAAACGAACGGATTTACCAGAAGAAAACGAACAATCTGTTTTTAATCGTATGATCTCTGAACGTGAAACAAAAGCTCAACAATACCTATCCCAGGGGGAAGCGGAAAAAAGCAGAATTACAGCAAATGCTGACCGTGATGTAACAGAAATGTTATCGAAAGCAAATGCGGAGGCAGAAGAAATCAGGGCAGAAGGGGAATTAGAAGCAGCAGAGATGTATAACGAAGCATTCTCCCAAGATCCAGAATTCTATCAACTGTATAGAACACTTGAATCTTACAAAGAAACAATCGACGGTGAAACAACCATCATTATCCCACAAGGATCCCCATATGCTGATATATTGTTAGGATATATCGAATAA
- the hflK gene encoding FtsH protease activity modulator HflK: MMTLKQIYSWIGIVVAVVVLGLFAATSWYTVDESEQAVLITFGKAEEGTTEPGLHFKLPWPIQTVETLSKETFSLNFGYDPEQAENADVVRMITGDENILQADLVVQWKIIEPSKYLFNSDDPQQVLYNATSASLRSIIGSSTIDDALTDGKAEIENEVLDLLVSLMEDYEVGIAIQDVKLQEVDLPNEEVRQAFMKVTDARETMNTKKNEADKYRNEIYEEAQGEKDAIISRAEGNKIERIEIARGNVAEFNALYDAYDSNPDITRQRLVLETLDEVLPDANIYIMNDDGNTLKYLPLGENTSTTLPPATESSDSNQSENNTEDSEEENNNDR; encoded by the coding sequence ATGATGACATTAAAGCAAATTTACAGCTGGATTGGGATTGTCGTAGCTGTAGTTGTCTTAGGTTTATTTGCAGCAACAAGCTGGTATACAGTAGATGAATCAGAGCAAGCTGTTTTAATTACTTTTGGTAAAGCAGAAGAAGGAACGACAGAACCAGGTCTTCATTTTAAATTGCCTTGGCCAATTCAAACAGTAGAAACATTATCAAAGGAAACATTCAGTTTGAACTTTGGTTATGATCCGGAACAAGCAGAAAACGCAGATGTAGTGCGGATGATTACCGGTGATGAAAATATACTTCAAGCAGATTTAGTTGTTCAATGGAAAATAATTGAGCCAAGTAAATACTTATTTAATTCAGATGATCCACAACAAGTTCTTTATAATGCTACATCCGCTTCCTTAAGAAGTATTATCGGATCGTCAACAATTGACGATGCATTAACAGATGGAAAGGCAGAAATAGAGAATGAAGTATTGGACTTATTAGTATCTCTTATGGAAGATTATGAAGTAGGTATTGCTATTCAGGATGTTAAACTGCAAGAAGTAGATTTACCGAATGAAGAAGTACGTCAAGCCTTTATGAAAGTAACAGATGCACGTGAAACAATGAATACAAAGAAAAATGAAGCAGATAAATATCGTAATGAGATTTATGAGGAAGCCCAAGGGGAAAAAGACGCAATTATCTCAAGAGCTGAAGGAAATAAAATTGAAAGAATTGAAATTGCTAGAGGGAATGTAGCAGAATTTAACGCATTATACGATGCTTATGATAGTAATCCAGATATCACAAGACAGCGACTGGTTTTAGAAACACTTGACGAAGTCTTGCCAGATGCAAACATTTATATTATGAACGATGATGGAAATACGTTGAAATACTTACCTTTAGGTGAAAATACATCAACTACATTACCACCAGCAACTGAATCCTCCGATAGTAATCAATCAGAGAATAATACTGAGGATAGTGAGGAGGAAAATAATAATGACAGATAA
- the pnpS gene encoding two-component system histidine kinase PnpS has protein sequence MDAKKRINLFYRYILMMASVFILIGIVVLPLTSEEEQFFVLFSLIIGFIILLVLIYHMFENYVRPIRASINVTNELVKGNYNARTYVKPHGEAQQLSNAINVLARNLQEMTIQEKMQGSQWKTVMNNMESGLMLIDERGYVHLINRKFMQMFGNKSVDFIGFLYYDVLKDETIHNVVQETFLYEEKMTGNFTKTIKDEKHYIEVVGAPVINDVKDLKGAVLVFHDITDLKRVEEMRKDFVANVSHELKTPITSIRGFAETLLEDEAADDEIKEQFLTIILKESTRLQSLVHDLLELSKIEKEELKLSTKLIEVDEWLQSSLTLMEQQAGKKSLQFTKEIKPDISFHGDPDRLQQVVLNLMYNAINYTPEQGSIFLRVNESDHEVIIEVEDTGIGIPEEARQRIFERFYRVDRARSRNTGGTGLGLAIVKHIVEAHQGTIAVSSKIGKGSCFTVKIPKKW, from the coding sequence ATGGACGCCAAAAAACGAATAAATCTGTTTTATCGCTACATTTTAATGATGGCTTCTGTATTTATTTTAATTGGTATTGTTGTTTTACCCCTTACCTCTGAAGAGGAGCAATTTTTTGTATTATTTTCTTTAATTATTGGTTTCATTATATTATTAGTGTTAATTTATCATATGTTTGAAAACTATGTTCGTCCGATACGAGCTTCGATTAATGTTACAAACGAACTTGTAAAAGGTAACTATAATGCTAGAACATATGTGAAACCACATGGTGAAGCACAACAGCTGAGTAATGCAATTAATGTGTTAGCACGAAATTTACAAGAAATGACTATCCAGGAAAAAATGCAAGGAAGTCAATGGAAGACAGTTATGAATAACATGGAAAGCGGACTGATGTTAATTGATGAAAGAGGATACGTTCATTTGATCAACCGAAAATTCATGCAAATGTTTGGAAATAAATCTGTTGACTTTATAGGCTTTCTGTATTACGACGTGTTAAAGGATGAGACGATACACAATGTGGTGCAGGAAACATTTTTATACGAAGAAAAAATGACAGGTAATTTTACCAAAACCATAAAGGATGAGAAACACTATATTGAAGTAGTAGGTGCACCTGTTATTAATGATGTAAAAGATTTAAAAGGAGCAGTACTTGTATTCCATGATATAACAGATTTGAAACGCGTCGAAGAAATGCGGAAAGATTTTGTAGCTAACGTATCTCATGAATTAAAAACTCCGATAACATCGATTCGAGGCTTTGCTGAAACTCTTTTAGAAGATGAAGCAGCAGATGACGAAATTAAAGAACAATTTCTAACGATCATTTTAAAAGAAAGTACTCGATTACAATCTTTAGTACATGATTTACTTGAATTGTCCAAAATAGAAAAAGAAGAATTGAAGCTTTCAACCAAACTTATAGAAGTGGACGAATGGTTGCAAAGCAGCTTGACGTTAATGGAGCAACAAGCAGGTAAAAAATCACTTCAATTTACAAAAGAAATAAAACCAGATATTTCGTTTCATGGTGATCCTGATCGATTACAGCAAGTGGTACTGAATTTAATGTATAATGCCATTAATTATACGCCTGAACAAGGGAGTATTTTTCTCCGTGTTAATGAAAGCGATCATGAAGTGATAATAGAAGTAGAAGACACTGGGATTGGCATACCAGAAGAAGCAAGACAACGTATCTTCGAAAGGTTTTATCGTGTGGACAGAGCAAGAAGTCGCAACACGGGGGGAACTGGCTTAGGATTAGCAATAGTAAAACATATTGTAGAAGCACATCAAGGAACGATAGCAGTTTCCAGTAAAATAGGAAAAGGCTCGTGCTTTACCGTGAAAATACCGAAAAAGTGGTGA
- a CDS encoding response regulator transcription factor has protein sequence MEEKVLIVDDEQSIVTLLQYNVEKSGFKTDTASDGIEGLHKAATGEFDLIILDLMLPGMEGTEVCKALRQKQIDTPILMLTAKDDEFDKVLGLELGADDYLTKPFSPKEVVARIKAILRRSRKQEGAADQPFIKISDLLIYPQQYEATIKGEPLSFTRKEFELLHYLSKHKGKVLSRDQLLSAVWNYDFVGDTRIVDVHVSHLREKIEPDTKHPVYIKTIRGLGYKMEEPF, from the coding sequence ATGGAAGAGAAAGTATTAATCGTTGATGATGAACAATCTATTGTAACCTTATTACAATATAATGTTGAAAAGTCTGGATTTAAAACGGATACTGCTTCCGATGGAATAGAAGGATTACATAAAGCAGCTACCGGAGAATTTGACTTAATTATATTAGATTTAATGTTACCGGGTATGGAAGGCACAGAAGTATGTAAAGCTTTAAGACAGAAGCAAATAGATACACCTATTCTAATGTTAACAGCAAAAGATGACGAATTTGATAAAGTGTTAGGACTGGAACTGGGAGCTGACGACTATTTAACAAAACCATTTAGCCCGAAGGAAGTAGTTGCAAGAATTAAAGCAATCTTGCGTAGATCTAGAAAACAAGAGGGAGCGGCAGATCAACCATTTATTAAAATTTCAGACTTGCTTATTTATCCGCAACAATATGAAGCTACGATCAAAGGTGAACCTCTCAGCTTTACCCGTAAAGAATTTGAACTATTGCACTATCTCTCTAAACATAAAGGTAAAGTGCTTTCACGTGATCAATTACTGAGTGCAGTCTGGAATTATGACTTTGTCGGTGATACAAGAATCGTAGATGTGCATGTTAGTCATTTACGTGAAAAAATCGAACCGGACACGAAACATCCAGTTTATATCAAAACAATCAGAGGACTTGGTTATAAAATGGAGGAGCCATTTTAA
- a CDS encoding NADP-dependent oxidoreductase, translated as MDNKKKQILLAERPIGTPDNNTFQFVETGIGQPENGEVLLRTLYVSVDPYMRGRMIDTPSYVAPYELNKVIEGGVIGEVIESKSDHFTQGDVVIGGYGWQTYYTAKETEVRKIDKDIAPISTHLGILGMTGLTAYFGLLEIGKPKEGETVVISGAAGAVGSVVGQIAKIKGARVIGIAGSDEKIQYLTEELHFDEAINYKTTSSLKKDLTKACPNGVDVYFDNVGGEISDAVLAHINKFARIPICGAISSYNLEGHDLGPRVQSTLIKKSALMQGFTVGDFANQFPEGSVSLAKWLQEGKLQYQETIKEGFENIPDAFLDLFKGNNIGKLLVKVADQSS; from the coding sequence ATGGATAACAAAAAGAAACAAATTCTTTTAGCGGAGCGTCCGATAGGAACACCAGATAACAATACATTTCAATTTGTAGAGACAGGTATAGGTCAACCAGAAAACGGTGAAGTTCTTTTACGCACATTATACGTTTCTGTTGATCCGTATATGCGTGGAAGAATGATTGATACACCTTCTTATGTGGCTCCATATGAACTGAATAAAGTTATTGAAGGTGGAGTAATTGGAGAAGTGATTGAATCTAAATCTGATCATTTTACTCAAGGTGATGTTGTCATTGGTGGATATGGGTGGCAGACGTATTACACTGCAAAAGAAACGGAAGTTAGAAAAATAGACAAGGATATTGCACCTATTTCAACTCACTTAGGCATTTTAGGTATGACTGGATTAACAGCATACTTTGGATTGCTTGAGATTGGTAAGCCAAAAGAAGGTGAAACTGTTGTTATTTCTGGTGCTGCAGGTGCAGTCGGATCAGTAGTTGGCCAAATTGCCAAAATAAAAGGCGCACGAGTTATTGGAATTGCTGGTTCAGATGAGAAGATTCAATATTTAACAGAAGAATTACATTTCGATGAGGCAATCAATTACAAAACTACATCAAGTCTTAAGAAAGATTTGACAAAAGCTTGTCCAAACGGCGTAGATGTTTACTTTGATAATGTCGGCGGAGAAATCAGCGATGCAGTACTCGCGCATATAAATAAATTTGCACGTATCCCAATTTGTGGTGCTATATCTAGTTATAATCTGGAAGGTCACGATCTTGGTCCTCGTGTGCAATCAACACTTATTAAGAAAAGCGCCCTAATGCAAGGCTTTACGGTAGGTGATTTTGCAAATCAATTCCCTGAAGGTTCAGTATCACTGGCAAAATGGTTACAAGAAGGAAAATTACAATATCAAGAAACAATCAAAGAAGGTTTTGAAAATATCCCAGATGCTTTTCTTGATTTATTTAAAGGAAACAATATCGGAAAACTGTTAGTAAAGGTTGCAGATCAATCTAGTTAA
- a CDS encoding VanZ family protein, with the protein MLVVNIKSRQYVILLFGLYIMTVLFLSCVDIELLFSGGLIIFQPLIDVSHNLIPLTTIKTYLFNFHSYNFDIWFYNTVGNILLFIPMGALLPILLTKIKKFFFPTVTIIVFFSLTVETVQYASKLGVFDVDDITLNILGGFIGFLIFILFKNWKKSFN; encoded by the coding sequence ATGTTAGTTGTTAATATTAAATCTAGACAGTACGTTATCTTACTGTTTGGCTTATATATTATGACCGTATTATTTTTAAGTTGTGTTGATATTGAACTTCTTTTTTCTGGCGGACTTATTATTTTTCAACCATTAATTGATGTATCCCATAATCTAATACCACTTACAACTATTAAAACCTATTTATTTAATTTTCATAGCTATAACTTTGATATTTGGTTTTATAATACAGTAGGCAACATATTATTATTCATCCCAATGGGAGCTTTACTTCCCATCCTTTTAACAAAAATAAAGAAGTTCTTCTTCCCAACAGTTACTATCATAGTGTTTTTTAGCCTTACTGTCGAAACGGTTCAATATGCTTCTAAATTAGGGGTATTTGATGTAGATGATATCACATTAAATATATTAGGTGGATTTATAGGGTTTTTGATTTTTATTTTATTTAAAAATTGGAAAAAGTCATTCAATTAA
- a CDS encoding NUDIX hydrolase — protein METWDIYDKDRKLTDKQMNRGDTFEQGAYHLVIHVCLFNQLGEMLIQQRQPDKEDWKNMWDITVGGSAIAGETSQQAAQREVKEEIGYTLNLRNRRPSLTVNFENGFDDYYLIETDLTISNLSLPTEEVKKVKWASKDDLINMISEGLFIPYHGPLIALLFDMRYSMGAHNQRIGRI, from the coding sequence ATGGAGACGTGGGATATTTACGACAAGGACAGAAAACTGACGGACAAACAAATGAATCGTGGGGATACGTTCGAACAAGGTGCTTATCATTTAGTGATTCACGTCTGTCTATTTAATCAACTTGGAGAAATGCTGATTCAACAGCGACAACCAGATAAGGAAGATTGGAAGAACATGTGGGACATTACCGTAGGAGGTAGTGCTATAGCAGGTGAAACCAGTCAACAAGCTGCACAAAGAGAAGTAAAAGAAGAAATTGGTTATACACTTAACCTTCGAAATAGGCGCCCTTCTCTAACTGTTAACTTTGAAAATGGATTTGATGATTATTATCTTATTGAAACTGATTTAACTATCTCAAACCTTTCTCTACCGACTGAAGAAGTGAAAAAGGTAAAATGGGCGTCGAAAGATGACCTCATTAATATGATCTCAGAAGGTTTATTTATTCCTTATCATGGCCCATTGATTGCATTATTATTTGATATGAGATACAGCATGGGAGCGCACAACCAAAGAATAGGTCGCATTTAA
- a CDS encoding DUF5044 domain-containing protein, whose translation MNREKIKAIIEWTIAFLLIFIVIKDSPYFSYYELSPEAAFEKSERTYYYGPSEVLEKVDLDDVQIFLSKYKNWFSATLVNKHAGIFWGPGSGVGGMEIKDDQDITHSWGGTSIKEDYMLMRYYGIVTDPEINKVELDVAEGYGWDEEVPAEDIVTLAYQLKDHRMFLFHWNEVENNYLSIALRGLNSDGEVIYEKDLR comes from the coding sequence ATGAATAGAGAAAAAATAAAAGCGATAATAGAATGGACTATTGCATTTCTATTAATTTTTATTGTTATTAAAGACTCCCCTTATTTTAGTTATTACGAACTTTCGCCAGAAGCAGCATTTGAAAAATCTGAACGAACTTATTATTATGGTCCATCAGAGGTATTAGAGAAGGTAGATTTAGATGATGTCCAAATTTTCCTATCAAAATATAAGAACTGGTTTTCAGCTACTTTAGTTAACAAACATGCTGGTATTTTTTGGGGACCAGGTAGTGGTGTTGGTGGAATGGAAATTAAAGACGACCAAGATATTACACATTCTTGGGGTGGTACCTCCATTAAAGAGGATTACATGTTGATGCGATATTATGGTATTGTTACTGACCCAGAAATAAATAAGGTGGAACTAGATGTTGCAGAAGGGTATGGTTGGGATGAAGAAGTCCCTGCAGAAGATATTGTGACGTTAGCTTATCAGTTAAAAGATCATCGCATGTTTTTATTCCATTGGAACGAAGTGGAAAATAACTATCTCAGTATTGCTTTACGAGGGTTGAATAGCGATGGTGAAGTTATTTATGAAAAAGACCTAAGGTGA
- a CDS encoding DUF5643 domain-containing protein, producing the protein MGIWIRRFIIIACVIALIPNIISFFSGLTNELPEDIKGNVNNGDAVLIDLDKKVNFENDEILFKHLVLGPDDTSLIFEVHSDENGWSFPGSALALKDKQGNTYRRTSGSSSGRTWGQYTINNYEPLNAGLETIVVDFEWFDRMFQTEFSLDQGEGNE; encoded by the coding sequence ATGGGAATATGGATCCGGCGCTTTATAATAATAGCTTGTGTGATTGCACTTATACCGAATATTATTTCGTTTTTTTCAGGGCTAACTAATGAGTTACCAGAGGATATTAAAGGTAACGTGAATAACGGGGATGCGGTACTGATTGATTTAGATAAAAAGGTAAACTTTGAAAATGATGAGATTTTGTTTAAACATCTTGTATTAGGACCTGATGACACCTCATTAATTTTTGAGGTACACTCCGATGAAAATGGATGGTCATTTCCTGGATCTGCACTTGCATTAAAGGATAAACAAGGAAATACTTATCGAAGAACAAGTGGCTCTTCTTCAGGTCGTACATGGGGGCAGTACACGATTAATAATTATGAACCTCTGAATGCAGGTTTAGAAACAATAGTAGTAGATTTCGAATGGTTTGATCGGATGTTTCAAACGGAGTTTTCATTAGATCAGGGGGAAGGTAATGAATAG